Proteins from a single region of Eremothecium gossypii ATCC 10895 chromosome VI, complete sequence:
- the PPQ1 gene encoding protein-serine/threonine phosphatase (Syntenic homolog of Saccharomyces cerevisiae YPL179W (PPQ1)), giving the protein MGNSPSKDSPYAFQSTTQQAGAGSQQQSSLADENPNEPNDPDDSRLTPTHTKNISISKPRNSHVITSGVSAVAPTSVRRSPYYDLKIDVNMARALQPVSTSSDSFSSSSSSSSAASSSSTASSSTSLCAKPGETAAVPGHCGYGREHGFLSLKSSLSSSSDTALSSINVSGGGSLPTIAEERENSHIIARNSKATSAPSYSHMAKKSRIANPRSETPIVLKRNPHDPYNNDKLNIDDAIEKLLYIGDSRSYHSRDFPFHSWEVQLICATVREIFLEQPSLLRLQAPIKIVGDVHGQFTDLLRILKLSGVPDETNYLFLGDYVDRGKQSLETILLLLCYKIKYPDRFFMLRGNHESASVTKMYGFYDECKRRMSTKTWKQFVDVFNTLPFAAIVQDKIFCVHGGISPQLSNMRQIEKIARPTDIPEEGLLTDLLWSDPDPAVSDWSLNDRGVSYTFGKRNVYDFCANFKFDLIIRGHMVVEDGYEFFAKKKFVTIFSAPNYCGQFQNWGAVMSVTTGMMCSFELLKPHGLKDTRRK; this is encoded by the coding sequence ATGGGGAACAGCCCGTCCAAGGATAGTCCATATGCCTTTCAGAGTACGACCCAGCAAGCCGGAGCCGGCAGCCAACAGCAATCGTCACTAGCCGACGAGAACCCTAACGAACCTAATGACCCTGATGATAGTAGGTTAACGCCTACACATACGAAGAATATCTCTATTTCTAAGCCTAGGAATAGCCATGTAATTACCAGCGGCGTGTCGGCCGTAGCTCCTACGAGTGTGCGGAGAAGCCCGTACTATGATTTGAAAATTGATGTGAACATGGCGCGTGCATTGCAGCCCGTGTCCACCTCGTCCGACTCTTTCTCATCCTCGTCCTCATCGTCCTCTGCGGCGAGCTCGTCTTCCACGGCGAGCTCATCTACTAGCCTATGCGCCAAACCAGGAGAAACGGCGGCAGTCCCGGGACACTGCGGATACGGTAGGGAACATGGGTTTCTCTCCTTGAAGAGCTCGCTCTCTTCAAGCTCGGATACCGCCCTTTCCTCCATTAATGTGAGCGGCGGCGGTAGCCTACCAACCATCGCCGAGGAGAGGGAAAATTCGCATATAATTGCCCGAAACTCGAAGGCTACGTCTGCACCATCATACTCGCACATGGCCAAGAAAAGTAGAATTGCCAATCCCCGTTCGGAAACTCCGATTGTGCTAAAGAGGAATCCCCACGATCCTTACAATAACGACAAGTTAAACATTGATGACGCAATCGAAAAGTTACTATACATTGGGGATAGCAGGTCTTACCATTCCCGCGACTTCCCATTCCATTCGTGGGAGGTCCAGTTGATATGTGCCACTGTGCGTGAAATCTTTTTGGAACAGCCGTCTCTATTGCGTCTCCAGGCGCCAATCAAAATAGTCGGAGACGTCCACGGGCAGTTCACGGACTTGTTGCGTATATTAAAGCTCTCGGGAGTACCGGATGAAACGAACTATCTATTCCTCGGTGACTATGTCGATCGCGGTAAGCAGTCACTAGAGACCATCCTGTTATTGCTCTGCTACAAGATCAAGTATCCCGACCGGTTTTTCATGTTACGCGGGAACCATGAATCGGCGAGTGTGACTAAGATGTACGGTTTTTATGATGAGTGTAAAAGGCGTATGTCGACGAAGACTTGGAAACAGTTCGTGGATGTGTTCAACACGCTGCCCTTTGCTGCAATAGTCCAAGATAAGATATTCTGTGTTCATGGAGGGATCTCACCTCAATTATCCAACATGCGCCAAATTGAAAAGATCGCCCGTCCAACAGACATTCCAGAGGAAGGCTTACTAACGGATTTATTGTGGTCGGATCCGGACCCCGCCGTATCCGATTGGTCCCTAAATGACCGTGGTGTCTCCTACACATTCGGCAAAAGGAATGTATACGACTTTTGCGCGAACTtcaagtttgacctcatCATTAGGGGGCATATGGTGGTGGAAGATGGTTATGAGTTCTTTGCCAAAAAGAAGTTCGTGACAATTTTTAGCGCCCCGAACTATTGCGGGCAGTTCCAAAACTGGGGCGCCGTTATGAGTGTGACGACTGGGATGATGTGTAGTTTTGAGCTATTGAAGCCGCACGGTTTGAAAGATACACGACGGAAGTAG
- the CBC2 gene encoding nuclear cap-binding protein subunit CBC2 (Syntenic homolog of Saccharomyces cerevisiae YPL178W (CBC2)) encodes MSLAEFDELRWDHSCDRLDVPSNYLKRKARKTPGGLEELRKSMTSATIYVGNLSFYTSEEQLYELFSKCGSIEKIIMGLDRFKFTPCGFCFIIYQTPQEALAALKYLSKTKLDDREITIDLDPGFEEGRQFGRGKNGGQVSDELRFEFDASRGGFYVPLENRIGAVNHFGARRIRDPHKNHHHHHHGHHHHHGQPHAAAAKVNPMEVEEELDSYIPGQ; translated from the coding sequence ATGTCGTTGGCAGAGTTTGACGAGCTACGGTGGGACCATTCGTGCGACAGGCTTGATGTCCCCTCCAACTACTTGAAGCGCAAGGCCAGGAAGACTCCAGGCGGGCTCGAAGAGCTCCGCAAGTCCATGACCTCAGCCACGATATACGTCGGTAACCTTTCATTCTATACCTCAGAGGAGCAGCTCTACGAGCTTTTCAGCAAGTGCGGGTCCATTGAGAAAATCATCATGGGCCTCGATCGTTTTAAATTCACGCCATGCGGCTTCTGCTTTATCATATACCAGACTCCCCAGGAGGCGCTTGCGGCGCTGAAGTACCTATCCAAGACCAAGCTAGATGACCGAGAGATCACGATCGACTTAGACCCAGGCTTTGAAGAGGGCCGCCAGTTTGGCCGCGGAAAGAACGGTGGCCAGGTCAGTGACGAGTTGCGGTTCGAGTTCGATGCCTCACGCGGTGGCTTTTATGTGCCTTTGGAGAACCGCATCGGTGCAGTTAACCACTTcggcgcgcggcggatCCGCGACCCGCACAAGaaccaccaccaccaccaccatggtcaccaccaccaccacgGACAGCCCCATGCTGCGGCGGCCAAGGTAAACCCCATGGAAGTCGAAGAGGAACTCGATAGCTACATCCCCGGGCAATAG
- a CDS encoding homeobox domain-containing protein (Syntenic homolog of Saccharomyces cerevisiae YPL177C (CUP9) and YGL096W (TOS8)): MPGNPIKLPSIHHILNIVDVVDTEQYPYGEQPVGYAHGHSPRAVAPGLNEFGAAPPAEAPVFFGRMRSPSLPQIRPWPQPPPRHHSISHFLSPVEGAPAAPATEPFTVYGRDDQQEPAPDGTKGKLKETKKQHRRSNLPKETVDILNEWLRNHYDNPYPSPQEKKELLKQTGLNPVQLSNWFINVRRRKIFQNYYKLSKSYSGNITAQSPSEPSSDQGEISRSDSELDKRFSIMPLTRRKKLIDRLEDLKNLSGTNA; encoded by the coding sequence ATGCCCGGCAACCCCATAAAATTGCCTTCTATTCACCATATTCTTAACATCGTGGACGTTGTGGACACGGAACAGTACCCCTACGGCGAACAGCCGGTTGGGTATGCGCATGGACATTCGCCTCGGGCGGTGGCACCCGGGTTGAATGAATTCGGtgcggcgccgccagcgGAGGCACCTGTATTCTTTGGCAGGATGCGATCGCCCTCGCTCCCGCAGATTCGGCCATGGCCGCAGCCACCACCTCGACATCACAGCATATCGCACTTTCTTTCGCCGGTAGAGGGGGcaccggcggcgccggcgacgGAGCCGTTCACAGTGTATGGCCGCGATGACCAGCAGGAGCCTGCGCCAGACGGCACAAAGGGCAAACTCAAAGAGACCAAAAAGCAGCACCGGCGCTCGAACTTGCCTAAAGAGACGGTGGACATACTCAACGAGTGGCTGCGGAACCATTACGACAACCCGTATCCATCGCCGCAGGAGAAGAAAGAGCTTCTGAAGCAGACAGGCCTCAACCCGGTGCAGCTCTCCAATTGGTTTATCAATGTCCGGCGCCGGAAGATCTTCCAGAACTACTACAAGCTGTCCAAAAGCTACAGTGGAAACATAACAGCGCAGTCTCCATCAGAACCGTCGAGCGACCAAGGGGAGATTTCGCGGTCGGACTCCGAGCTGGATAAGCGGTTCAGCATTATGCCGCTGACGAGAAGGAAAAAGTTGATAGATAGGTTGGAAGATTTGAAGAACTTGTCTGGTACAAACGCTTGA